A stretch of Henckelia pumila isolate YLH828 chromosome 4, ASM3356847v2, whole genome shotgun sequence DNA encodes these proteins:
- the LOC140862635 gene encoding uncharacterized protein, translated as MADQNGNNPNLELLIAQAVQRALAERDEANIPHPDHNAHLEEIKKLKEEMEQLRKKQAGYLATTIRNIPFTQEILDADLPKQFKLPHVEEYDGKGDPEEHLARFENAALLHKYSDPIKCRAFLTTLIGPAQQWFNTLRAGEIKEFKDFIKSFLHHFASSKKHPTTTFSLFAIKQREHENLRAYIRRFSALALEVPMATPDLLISAFMQGLDTKDFLKSLIKRPPETYEELLARAEKYVNMEEIQVSRAAVKRERPKSPKGNRVPSNGTGMGQPFRPALLGEFSSFTPLRMSKVRALQICDDRKLTQRPPWTEKGPRNRESDKYCHFHNEYGHITENCRQLDQEIERIIQQHAELKNILTRQEGYRPNKRQQERPRQRARC; from the coding sequence aTGGCTGATCAGAATGGAAATAATCCTAATTTAGAGTTGTTAATAGCTCAGGCTGTTCAGAGGGCTTTGGCAGAGAGGGATGAGGCAAATATTCCGCACCCCGATCATAATGCCCACCTCGAGGAGATCAAAAAATTGAAGGAAGAAATGGAGCAGCTCAGGAAGAAGCAGGCCGGGTACCTAGCTACCACAATCAGAAACATTCCTTTTACTCAGGAGATATTGGACGCTGACCTTCccaaacaatttaaattgccCCACGTCGAGGAGTACGATGGCAAAGGCGATCCAGAGGAACATTTAGCACGCTTCGAGAATGCAGCTCTGCTGCATAAATATTCGGATCCGATCAAGTGTAGGGCTTTCCTTACTACTCTCATAGGACCAGCCCAGCAATGGTTCAATACGTTACGCGCTGGGGAGATCAAGGAATTCAAGGATTTTATCAAATCCTTTTTGCATCACTTTGCTAGTAGCAAAAAGCATCCTACCACCACTTTTAGTCTCTTTGCAATCAAACAACGGGAACATGAAAATTTGAGGGCATACATTCGAAGGTTTAGTGCCTTGGCTCTCGAGGTACCCATGGCTACCCCAGACCTGCTCATCAGCGCATTCATGCAAGGGCTGGATACAAAAGATTTTcttaaatctttaataaaaagGCCGCCGGAGACGTATGAGGAATTACTTGCCCGAGCTGAGAAATATGTCAACATGGAAGAGATTCAGGTCTCACGAGCAGCTGTGAAGAGGGAGCGACCAAAAAGTCCAAAGGGCAATAGGGTTCCGAGCAATGGGACAGGAATGGGACAACCATTCCGACCTGCGCTGTTGGGAGAATTCAGCTCTTTCACTCCCTTGCGCATGAGTAAAGTCCGAGCCCTCCAAATTTGTGATGATCGGAAACTCACACAAAGGCCTCCATGGACTGAGAAGGGACCTCGGAACAGGGAGTCAGATAAATATTGTCACTTTCATAATGAGTATGGGCATATTACTGAGAACTGTCGTCAATTAGATCAAGAGATTGAAAGAATAATACAACAACATgctgaattaaaaaatatattgaccCGTCAAGAGGGATATCGCCCGAACAAGAGACAGCAAGAAAGACCGAGGCAAAGAGCCAGGTGTTGa